Proteins found in one Mesorhizobium sp. CAU 1732 genomic segment:
- a CDS encoding M20 aminoacylase family protein, whose amino-acid sequence MPTLPRIEDYADELTAIRRDLHAHPEIGFEETRTAGIVAEKLRSWGIEVHTGIGKTGVVGVLEGKRGGGRTVGLRADMDALPMDEETNLPWRSKTAGKFHGCGHDGHTTMLLGAARYLAETRDFAGTAVFIFQPAEEGLGGARAMIADGLFERFPCDEIYGMHNNPEAAPNKVGVKPGPAMAGATFFDIHVKGVGSHGAMPHQSKDPIVAVTSLVQTLQSIVSRNVPATSPAVLSVTQIHSGSAYNVVPDKAVICGTIRYFDDEVKELIHRRIHEMCEGYAKLFGIEVEADLRPIFTVLMNDTDLSEAYLDAATDIVGTDNITTTNELMMGSEDFADMLKAVPGAYCTIGHGGDVPVHNPGFIFDDAILPVGASVMARIVEKRLPLA is encoded by the coding sequence ATGCCGACCTTGCCGCGGATCGAAGACTACGCTGACGAACTGACCGCCATCAGGCGCGACCTGCACGCGCATCCCGAGATCGGCTTCGAGGAGACCCGGACAGCCGGGATCGTCGCCGAGAAGCTGCGCTCCTGGGGCATCGAGGTGCACACCGGCATCGGCAAGACCGGTGTCGTCGGCGTGCTCGAAGGCAAGCGCGGCGGCGGCCGCACGGTCGGCCTGCGCGCGGACATGGACGCGCTGCCGATGGACGAGGAAACCAACCTGCCATGGCGTTCGAAGACGGCGGGCAAGTTCCACGGCTGCGGCCATGACGGCCATACGACCATGCTTCTGGGCGCGGCGCGTTATCTCGCCGAGACGCGGGACTTCGCGGGCACGGCGGTGTTCATCTTCCAGCCCGCGGAGGAAGGGCTGGGCGGCGCGCGTGCGATGATCGCCGACGGGCTGTTCGAGCGCTTCCCCTGCGACGAGATCTACGGGATGCATAACAACCCCGAGGCCGCGCCCAACAAGGTCGGCGTCAAGCCGGGACCGGCCATGGCGGGCGCCACGTTCTTCGATATCCACGTCAAGGGCGTCGGCAGCCACGGCGCGATGCCGCACCAGTCGAAGGACCCGATCGTGGCGGTGACGTCGCTGGTGCAGACGCTGCAATCGATCGTCAGCCGCAACGTGCCCGCGACAAGCCCTGCGGTGCTGTCGGTGACGCAGATCCATTCCGGCTCCGCATATAATGTCGTGCCGGACAAGGCCGTCATCTGCGGCACCATCCGCTATTTCGACGACGAGGTGAAGGAGCTGATCCACCGGCGCATCCACGAGATGTGCGAAGGCTATGCGAAGCTGTTCGGCATCGAAGTCGAGGCCGACCTGCGGCCAATCTTCACCGTGCTGATGAACGATACCGACCTCAGCGAGGCCTATCTGGATGCCGCCACCGACATCGTGGGGACGGACAACATCACCACCACCAACGAGCTGATGATGGGCAGCGAGGATTTCGCCGACATGCTCAAGGCCGTTCCGGGCGCCTATTGCACCATCGGCCATGGCGGCGACGTGCCGGTGCACAATCCGGGCTTCATCTTCGACGACGCCATCCTGCCGGTCGGCGCCAGCGTCATGGCGCGGATCGTCGAGAAGCGCCTGCCGCTCGCCTGA
- a CDS encoding ABC transporter ATP-binding protein, with the protein MLFRNRQFAESAVALKIEKLSVATAGTHEPFAILDAIDVTIREGETVCLVGESGSGKSVTSLAIVGLLPKDALEVTGGRIELDGGNLLDLDASQMRELRARRISMIFQEPMTALNPVMRVGDQIEEVLDSHTRLPSREKKRRVIDIMQQVHLPDVARIYGSYPHQLSGGQRQRIMIAMALILEPKLLIADEPTTALDVTTQNQVLKLIAELQERHGTAVLFITHDMGVVAEIADTVYVMRQGEIVEHAPVETLLRAPQKDYTRKLLEAVPSLIPREARPLRGDQPVLDVRGLNKTYELGGFFRKGSATKAAQDVNFAIRPGQTLGIVGESGSGKSTVARCVMRLINPTDGEIRVGGADIARLGRSALQPHRKRIQIVFQDPFRSLNPRWTIGDSLIEGPLNFGQSRKEALAHASELMELVGLPRDALKRYPHQFSGGQRQRIAIARAIAMRPDILVADEAVSALDVSVQAQVLKLLDELQERLGIAILFITHDLRVAAQICDEVVVMQHGRIVEHDTAQNVLARPAHDYTRALIEAAPGRKWDFANFRELETA; encoded by the coding sequence ATGTTGTTCCGCAATCGGCAATTCGCCGAATCCGCCGTCGCGCTGAAGATCGAGAAGCTGTCCGTGGCGACCGCCGGCACGCACGAACCGTTCGCCATTCTCGACGCCATCGACGTGACGATCCGGGAGGGCGAAACCGTTTGCCTGGTCGGCGAAAGCGGGTCCGGCAAGTCAGTCACGTCGCTCGCCATCGTGGGCCTCCTGCCCAAGGACGCTCTGGAAGTCACCGGCGGTCGCATCGAGCTGGACGGCGGTAATCTGCTCGATCTCGACGCGTCGCAGATGCGTGAACTGCGCGCCCGGCGCATCTCGATGATCTTTCAGGAGCCGATGACCGCGCTCAATCCGGTGATGAGGGTCGGCGACCAGATCGAGGAGGTGCTCGACAGCCATACCAGGCTGCCCTCGCGCGAAAAGAAGCGCCGCGTCATCGACATCATGCAACAGGTGCACCTGCCCGACGTCGCGCGCATCTACGGATCGTACCCGCACCAGCTTTCCGGCGGCCAGCGGCAGCGTATCATGATCGCCATGGCGCTGATCCTCGAGCCGAAGCTGCTGATCGCCGACGAGCCGACGACGGCGCTTGACGTGACGACGCAGAACCAGGTGCTCAAGCTCATCGCGGAACTGCAGGAGCGGCACGGCACCGCCGTCCTTTTCATCACCCACGACATGGGCGTGGTCGCCGAGATCGCCGACACGGTCTATGTGATGCGCCAGGGCGAGATCGTCGAACATGCGCCGGTGGAGACGCTGCTGCGCGCACCGCAGAAAGACTACACGCGCAAATTGCTCGAGGCCGTGCCGAGCCTGATACCGCGCGAGGCAAGGCCGCTGCGCGGCGACCAGCCGGTGCTCGACGTCAGGGGACTGAACAAGACCTACGAGCTGGGGGGCTTCTTCCGCAAAGGGTCGGCCACGAAGGCCGCGCAGGACGTGAACTTCGCCATCAGGCCCGGCCAGACGCTGGGCATCGTCGGCGAGAGCGGTTCCGGCAAGTCGACGGTGGCGCGGTGCGTCATGCGGCTCATCAATCCCACCGACGGCGAAATCCGCGTCGGCGGCGCCGACATCGCCAGGCTCGGGCGTTCCGCGCTCCAGCCGCATCGCAAGCGGATCCAGATCGTCTTCCAGGACCCGTTCCGCTCGCTCAATCCGCGCTGGACCATCGGCGACAGCCTCATCGAAGGACCGCTCAATTTCGGGCAATCGCGCAAGGAAGCGCTCGCCCATGCGAGCGAGTTGATGGAACTGGTGGGACTGCCGCGCGACGCGCTGAAGCGCTATCCGCACCAGTTCTCCGGCGGCCAGCGGCAGCGCATCGCGATCGCCCGCGCCATTGCGATGCGGCCCGACATACTGGTCGCGGACGAGGCGGTCTCGGCGCTGGACGTGTCGGTGCAGGCGCAGGTGCTGAAGCTGCTGGACGAATTGCAGGAAAGACTGGGCATCGCCATCCTCTTCATCACCCACGACCTGCGCGTCGCCGCGCAGATATGCGACGAGGTGGTGGTGATGCAGCACGGGCGCATCGTCGAACACGACACGGCCCAGAACGTTCTGGCCCGTCCTGCGCATGACTATACCCGCGCGCTGATCGAGGCGGCGCCCGGCCGGAAATGGGATTTCGCCAATTTCCGGGAACTCGAAACGGCCTGA
- a CDS encoding IclR family transcriptional regulator, whose amino-acid sequence MLRSITSGEDGAREPSEEEQEDPLFLQSAARALQVMSAFHRSQSPLSLSAIAQMSGVGRSAAQRVVHTLQTLGYIQRDEADRGYVPGIRMLDHAYDYLRLNPLVERATPVLLDLRRNARERIDLSLHDDLRMVYAARMQSKRETFFATLVGHSVPTFCTSGGRAVMAHLGDAEVDDIIARSDRRPFTDKTITDPREVREKVREARIDGYALTVEEVLVGEVALGVAIRGAGGRPLGAIHIAGSLSEWTPSAFASRFAPLAAEAAYAINRV is encoded by the coding sequence ATGCTGCGCAGCATCACCAGCGGGGAAGACGGTGCCCGCGAGCCAAGCGAGGAGGAGCAGGAAGACCCGCTGTTTCTCCAGTCGGCAGCGCGGGCGCTCCAGGTTATGTCGGCGTTTCATCGCAGCCAGAGCCCACTCAGCCTGAGCGCGATCGCGCAGATGAGCGGCGTCGGCCGCAGCGCCGCCCAGCGCGTCGTTCATACGCTCCAGACGCTCGGCTATATCCAGCGCGACGAGGCCGATCGCGGTTACGTTCCCGGGATCCGTATGCTGGATCACGCCTACGACTATCTTCGCCTGAACCCGCTGGTGGAAAGGGCGACGCCGGTTCTTCTCGACCTGCGCCGCAACGCGCGCGAGCGCATCGATCTCAGCCTGCACGACGACCTGCGCATGGTCTATGCGGCGCGGATGCAGAGCAAGCGCGAGACCTTCTTCGCGACATTGGTGGGGCACAGCGTGCCCACCTTCTGCACCTCCGGCGGCCGTGCGGTGATGGCGCATCTGGGCGATGCCGAGGTCGACGACATCATCGCGCGCTCCGACCGGCGACCCTTCACCGACAAGACGATCACCGACCCGCGCGAGGTCCGCGAAAAGGTCCGCGAAGCCCGCATCGACGGCTATGCGCTTACCGTCGAGGAGGTGCTGGTGGGCGAGGTGGCGCTGGGTGTCGCCATACGTGGTGCCGGCGGCCGCCCGCTCGGCGCGATCCATATAGCCGGCTCCTTGAGCGAATGGACGCCCAGCGCCTTCGCCTCGCGCTTCGCGCCTCTCGCCGCCGAAGCCGCCTATGCGATCAACCGGGTGTGA
- a CDS encoding ABC transporter permease has translation MQVVLGAIRLPRRWRLGFGPIIAAIVLVLIVIATATAYLYVPHNPMRMDALQRLKGPSETYWLGTDPYGRDLFSRVMIGGQVSLLIGIGAAIVSVAIGLAIGLVSGFFRMADAIIMRIMDALMAIPSILLAIALVALNGPSIWSVIFAITIPEIPRVVRLVRSVVLSAREEPYVEAAIALGSSMPKILWKHLMPNTLAPLIVQGTYICASAILTEAILSFLGAGVSTEIPTWGNIMAEGRVFFQIKPELIFWPGLLLSLCILSINLLGDTARDLLDPRLKKREA, from the coding sequence ATGCAGGTCGTGCTCGGCGCGATCCGGTTGCCGCGCCGCTGGCGGCTGGGCTTCGGGCCGATCATCGCCGCGATCGTACTGGTGCTGATCGTCATCGCCACCGCCACGGCCTATCTGTATGTGCCGCACAATCCGATGCGCATGGACGCGCTCCAGCGCCTGAAAGGACCGAGCGAAACCTACTGGCTCGGCACCGATCCTTACGGACGCGATCTCTTTTCCCGCGTCATGATCGGCGGCCAGGTCTCGCTCCTGATCGGCATCGGCGCGGCGATCGTCTCGGTCGCCATCGGCCTTGCGATCGGTCTCGTTTCCGGCTTCTTCCGAATGGCCGACGCGATCATCATGCGCATCATGGACGCGCTGATGGCGATCCCGTCGATCCTGCTCGCCATTGCGCTCGTCGCGCTCAACGGGCCGAGCATCTGGTCGGTGATCTTCGCGATCACCATTCCCGAAATCCCCCGCGTCGTCCGCCTGGTCCGCTCGGTGGTGCTGTCGGCGCGCGAGGAGCCCTATGTCGAAGCCGCGATCGCGCTCGGCTCGTCGATGCCCAAGATTTTGTGGAAGCACCTGATGCCGAACACGCTCGCACCGCTGATCGTGCAGGGCACCTATATCTGCGCCTCGGCGATCCTGACGGAGGCGATCCTGTCCTTCCTGGGCGCGGGCGTTTCGACCGAAATTCCGACCTGGGGCAACATCATGGCGGAGGGGCGCGTGTTCTTCCAGATCAAGCCGGAACTGATCTTCTGGCCGGGCCTGCTTTTGTCGCTGTGCATTCTGTCGATCAACCTTCTGGGCGACACCGCGCGCGACCTGCTCGACCCGCGGCTGAAGAAGCGGGAGGCGTAA
- a CDS encoding gamma-glutamyltransferase family protein → MSHDESHGSVHARGNGMVASPHVAASEAGRKVLASGGNAIEAAIAMGAVLAVVYPHFCGLGGDAVWVVADGEGRSTSFLGIGQAGEACADIRGEVPVRGPASALTTACVVDSWGRAHAFSQSRWGGLMSWSRLLEPAIELAQRGFPVSRSQDFWLDYRKEDWPAWPGFASLFGEASPAGSLFRQPHLARTLSHVAEEGARSFYEGDLAHRIAKGLAEAGAPLSAADLVRTHTRTAKLESVKYRGLTLLAPTAPTQGITTLSIMATLEKLGIADVGEGTSDFYHLIVEAIKQAFLERDRIGDPDHDAFDLSVLSAASIAQKATAVDRQVARPWADEFATGDTVFFAACDGDGRAVSVLQSIYFDWGSGVVAGDTGILWQNRGAAFAPAGEPVNGLRPGARPFYTLNPGIALKDGRPHLLYGTQGADGQPQTLATLLVRLIDHAMPPQAALAAPRFLLGRTFSDSRDNLKLERNVGPGVADTLAAMGHETVLLEPLSPLCGQAGVIRMDDDGVSGAHDPRGDGCALALR, encoded by the coding sequence ATGTCTCATGATGAATCGCATGGCTCGGTCCATGCGCGCGGAAACGGCATGGTCGCCAGTCCGCATGTGGCAGCGAGTGAGGCAGGGAGAAAGGTTCTCGCCTCAGGCGGCAACGCCATCGAAGCTGCGATTGCCATGGGCGCCGTGCTCGCCGTCGTCTATCCGCATTTTTGCGGTCTGGGAGGAGACGCGGTCTGGGTGGTCGCCGACGGCGAAGGCAGGTCGACGAGCTTTCTCGGCATCGGACAAGCGGGCGAAGCATGCGCCGACATTCGAGGTGAGGTCCCCGTGCGCGGCCCCGCTTCGGCACTGACGACGGCCTGCGTCGTCGATAGCTGGGGCAGGGCGCATGCGTTCTCGCAGAGCCGGTGGGGAGGGCTGATGTCGTGGTCGCGGCTTCTCGAACCGGCTATCGAACTTGCGCAGCGCGGTTTTCCCGTCAGCAGGTCTCAGGATTTCTGGCTCGATTACCGAAAAGAGGACTGGCCGGCATGGCCCGGTTTTGCGTCACTCTTCGGCGAGGCGAGCCCGGCCGGTTCCCTGTTCCGGCAACCGCATCTCGCCCGGACGCTGTCGCACGTCGCCGAAGAGGGTGCCCGCAGCTTTTACGAGGGCGATCTTGCCCATCGGATTGCGAAGGGCCTGGCCGAGGCGGGCGCACCCTTGAGCGCCGCCGACCTCGTTCGTACGCATACGCGCACTGCCAAGCTCGAAAGCGTGAAGTATCGCGGGTTGACCCTTCTGGCACCCACCGCCCCTACGCAGGGGATCACCACGCTTTCGATCATGGCCACACTCGAAAAGCTCGGGATAGCCGACGTGGGCGAGGGGACATCCGATTTTTATCATCTCATTGTCGAGGCCATCAAACAGGCGTTCCTGGAGCGCGACAGGATCGGCGACCCTGATCATGATGCGTTCGACCTGTCGGTCCTGTCCGCCGCCTCCATTGCGCAGAAGGCGACGGCAGTCGATCGACAGGTGGCGCGGCCGTGGGCGGACGAGTTCGCCACCGGCGATACCGTGTTCTTCGCCGCCTGCGATGGCGACGGGCGCGCGGTCAGCGTATTGCAAAGCATCTATTTCGACTGGGGCAGCGGCGTGGTCGCCGGCGACACCGGCATCCTGTGGCAAAATCGCGGGGCCGCATTTGCGCCTGCGGGTGAACCCGTCAACGGCTTGCGACCCGGTGCACGCCCATTTTATACGCTGAATCCTGGAATTGCTTTGAAGGACGGACGCCCGCATCTGCTGTACGGCACGCAAGGAGCCGATGGGCAGCCCCAGACGCTCGCCACATTGCTCGTTCGTTTGATCGATCACGCAATGCCGCCCCAGGCGGCCCTTGCCGCGCCTCGCTTTCTTCTGGGAAGAACCTTTTCCGACAGCCGCGACAATTTGAAACTGGAGCGGAACGTCGGCCCGGGTGTCGCCGACACATTGGCGGCAATGGGCCACGAAACCGTCCTGCTTGAGCCGCTCAGCCCGCTGTGCGGTCAGGCCGGTGTCATCCGCATGGATGATGACGGAGTTTCCGGCGCGCATGATCCGCGCGGCGATGGCTGTGCATTGGCGTTGCGCTAA
- a CDS encoding ABC transporter permease — MLGYIIRRILAVIPVMAIVAVFVFLLLRLTPGDPAAILAGDSATPAQIERIRESLGLADPLHLQFVTWIGQLAQGDLGTSIISNQPVTRLIGQRIWPTLQIGTLTIILSVLIAVPLGVLAAWRHRTWVDYAVMSFSVLGFSIPVFVIGYIFIKIFAIDLRWLPVQGYTAPSSDLQAFFTRAILPCLTLATIYVALIARMTRASLLEVLGEDYVRTARAKGVKEHIVLFRHALRNAAVPIMTIIGTGFALLISGVVVTESVFNIPGIGRLTVDAILARDYPVIQAMILLTSAIYVFINLLIDLSYTFFDPRIRY, encoded by the coding sequence ATGCTGGGCTACATCATCCGGCGCATCCTCGCCGTCATCCCGGTGATGGCGATCGTCGCGGTCTTCGTCTTCCTGCTTCTGCGGCTGACGCCGGGCGACCCCGCCGCGATCCTCGCCGGCGATTCCGCCACGCCGGCCCAGATCGAGCGCATCCGTGAATCGCTCGGTCTCGCGGACCCTCTGCACCTCCAGTTCGTGACCTGGATCGGGCAGCTCGCGCAGGGCGACCTGGGCACATCGATCATCTCGAACCAGCCGGTCACGCGCCTGATCGGCCAGCGCATCTGGCCGACATTGCAGATAGGCACGCTGACCATCATCCTGTCGGTGCTGATCGCCGTGCCGCTCGGCGTGCTCGCCGCCTGGCGACACCGGACATGGGTCGACTACGCAGTCATGAGTTTCTCGGTGCTCGGCTTCTCGATCCCGGTCTTCGTCATCGGTTACATCTTCATCAAGATTTTCGCGATCGACCTGCGCTGGCTGCCGGTGCAGGGCTACACCGCGCCGTCCAGCGACCTTCAGGCCTTCTTCACCCGCGCGATCCTGCCCTGCCTGACGCTGGCGACGATCTATGTCGCGCTGATCGCCCGCATGACGCGCGCGAGCCTGCTCGAGGTGCTGGGCGAGGACTATGTGCGCACGGCCCGCGCCAAGGGCGTCAAGGAGCACATCGTGCTGTTTCGCCATGCGCTGCGTAACGCGGCCGTGCCGATCATGACCATCATCGGCACCGGTTTCGCGCTGCTGATCTCGGGCGTGGTGGTGACCGAAAGCGTCTTCAACATTCCCGGCATCGGGCGGCTGACCGTCGATGCGATCCTCGCCCGCGACTATCCGGTGATCCAGGCGATGATCCTGCTGACCAGCGCGATCTACGTCTTCATCAATCTCCTGATCGACCTGTCCTACACCTTCTTCGACCCGAGGATCCGCTACTGA
- a CDS encoding M81 family metallopeptidase: protein MTKRVAIAGFLHETNTFAPTKALYENFEQGGGYLPISRGEEILARCGGVNLGISGFVDHSREAGWDLVPLLWTGAIPSAHVERSAYERIAGEIADRLREAGPIDGLLLDLHGAMVAEHLDDGEGELLQRLRAIVGPSVPIAASLDLHGNVTARMVEMADVLVAFRTYPHIDMAETGVRAAVQLDRLMARGRPFAKAFRQLPFLIPIPWQCTMIEPAGSLYEDVRAAETGAVSSTSILTGFPAADFEDCLPSVLAYGETQQDADAAAGRLERAFLEREGLFAGRAYAPAEAVAEARRIAATASRPVVIADTQDNPGAGGDSNTTGMLRALLDGAAENAAIGIIVDPDVARAAHDAGEGAEIEVDLGGKSGIPGDAPLRAHYRVERLSDGRFDATGPYYGGAAMNLGPSACLSIGGVHIVVSTYKAQMADREMYRFVGIDPERKAVLVNKSSVHFRADFEPIAETILVATAPGPMALDPADLPFTRLRAGTRMSPRGPAFQPKEINRRAG from the coding sequence ATGACGAAGCGTGTTGCCATTGCAGGTTTCCTGCACGAGACGAACACGTTTGCGCCGACAAAGGCTCTCTACGAGAATTTCGAACAGGGCGGCGGCTACCTGCCGATCAGCCGCGGCGAGGAAATCCTCGCCCGCTGCGGCGGCGTCAATCTGGGCATCAGCGGCTTCGTCGATCATTCGCGGGAGGCTGGCTGGGATCTCGTTCCGCTGCTGTGGACCGGGGCCATCCCGTCGGCGCATGTGGAACGCTCGGCCTATGAGCGGATCGCTGGCGAGATTGCGGACAGGCTGCGCGAGGCGGGGCCGATCGACGGTTTGTTGCTCGACCTGCACGGCGCGATGGTGGCCGAGCATCTGGACGACGGCGAAGGAGAGCTTCTGCAGCGGCTGCGGGCGATCGTCGGCCCGTCCGTACCGATCGCCGCAAGCCTCGACCTGCACGGCAACGTCACCGCCCGCATGGTCGAGATGGCCGACGTGCTCGTCGCCTTCCGCACCTATCCGCATATCGACATGGCCGAGACAGGCGTTCGGGCCGCCGTGCAGCTCGACCGGCTGATGGCGCGCGGACGCCCCTTCGCCAAGGCTTTCAGGCAACTGCCTTTCCTGATCCCGATCCCATGGCAGTGCACGATGATCGAGCCTGCCGGCTCACTCTATGAAGACGTGCGCGCAGCCGAGACCGGCGCGGTGTCGAGCACGTCGATCCTGACCGGCTTTCCCGCAGCGGATTTCGAGGACTGCCTGCCGAGCGTGCTTGCCTATGGCGAGACGCAGCAGGACGCCGATGCCGCGGCTGGCCGGCTGGAGCGCGCCTTCCTGGAGCGCGAAGGACTGTTCGCGGGCCGTGCCTATGCGCCGGCCGAGGCGGTCGCGGAAGCAAGGCGGATCGCGGCAACCGCGTCACGACCGGTGGTAATCGCCGACACGCAGGACAACCCCGGCGCGGGCGGCGATTCCAACACCACGGGAATGCTGAGGGCGCTCCTCGACGGCGCCGCCGAGAATGCCGCGATCGGCATCATCGTCGACCCCGACGTGGCGCGCGCCGCGCACGATGCCGGCGAGGGCGCGGAGATCGAGGTCGACCTGGGCGGCAAGTCCGGCATTCCCGGCGATGCGCCGCTTCGTGCGCACTACCGCGTGGAACGACTGTCGGATGGCAGGTTTGACGCGACCGGCCCCTATTACGGTGGTGCGGCCATGAATCTCGGTCCCTCCGCCTGCCTCTCGATCGGCGGCGTTCATATCGTCGTCTCGACCTACAAGGCGCAGATGGCGGACCGGGAGATGTATCGCTTCGTCGGCATCGATCCCGAGCGCAAGGCCGTACTGGTCAACAAGAGCTCGGTGCATTTCCGGGCCGATTTCGAGCCGATCGCCGAGACGATACTGGTTGCGACGGCGCCGGGACCGATGGCGCTCGATCCTGCCGATCTTCCATTCACCCGGTTGCGAGCGGGGACGCGCATGTCCCCGCGAGGACCGGCCTTCCAGCCGAAGGAAATCAATCGCCGCGCAGGCTGA
- a CDS encoding ABC transporter substrate-binding protein produces MSFMSRDFSQSALTKGRSILAAAVLAASTALVPTGAALAQDGETITAVMHSGLRVLDPIITTAHITRNHGYMIYDVLIAVDENFAVHPQMADFEASDDGLIYTFTLRDGLLFHDGAPVTAADVVASLERWGKRDSGGQMIFDVTASLEATDDKTVTWTLSEPFAPLLETVGKPAAVPAFIMPERIAKTSPDEAITEYVGSGPFSFVEEEFQPGVSVTYSKFEDYVPRDEPANWLSGGKVVNVETVRWVTMPDAQTAMNALVSGEIDYLEQVQIDLLPILEAAAPDVVVEIRDPLGFQTMGRMNFKHPPFDNQQIRQAALMAMGQENVLATLVGNPDYYSLCGAIFGCGTPLGSETGSDTLKSGGNAEAARALLEEAGYDGTPVVVMQPTDVTSLTAQPVVAAQQLREAGFTVDLQPMDWQTLVTRRASQSAPSEGGWNMFFTNWAIPEINTPLVNAMVNGRGDDAWFGWPEDEAMETLRDEYMAADTPEAQAEVSERIQAHAMDFVTYVPLGQYQEVQGRRSNIVDMIPAPVPVFWQIDKSE; encoded by the coding sequence ATGAGCTTCATGTCACGCGACTTTTCGCAATCCGCCCTGACGAAGGGGCGCTCCATTCTGGCCGCCGCGGTGCTGGCGGCTTCGACCGCGCTGGTTCCGACGGGCGCGGCACTTGCACAGGACGGCGAGACGATCACCGCCGTTATGCATTCGGGCCTGCGCGTGCTCGACCCGATCATCACCACGGCGCATATCACCCGCAACCACGGTTACATGATCTACGACGTCCTGATCGCCGTGGACGAGAATTTCGCGGTCCACCCGCAGATGGCCGATTTCGAGGCCTCCGACGATGGCCTGATCTATACGTTCACGCTGCGGGACGGGCTCCTCTTTCATGACGGCGCACCGGTCACGGCGGCCGACGTCGTCGCCTCCCTGGAACGCTGGGGCAAGCGTGACTCGGGCGGGCAGATGATCTTCGATGTGACCGCAAGCCTCGAAGCCACAGATGACAAGACCGTCACCTGGACGTTGAGCGAGCCGTTCGCACCGCTTCTCGAGACGGTCGGCAAGCCCGCAGCGGTGCCCGCCTTCATCATGCCCGAGCGTATCGCCAAGACCTCGCCGGACGAGGCGATCACCGAATATGTCGGCTCCGGCCCCTTCTCCTTCGTCGAAGAGGAGTTCCAGCCGGGTGTCTCGGTCACCTATTCCAAGTTCGAAGACTACGTCCCGCGCGACGAACCCGCCAACTGGCTGTCGGGCGGCAAGGTCGTCAATGTCGAGACGGTGCGCTGGGTGACGATGCCCGATGCGCAGACCGCGATGAACGCGCTCGTTTCGGGCGAGATCGACTATCTCGAGCAGGTTCAGATCGATCTTCTGCCGATCCTGGAGGCCGCCGCTCCCGACGTGGTGGTCGAAATTCGCGATCCGCTGGGCTTCCAGACCATGGGCCGAATGAACTTCAAGCATCCGCCCTTCGACAACCAGCAGATCCGCCAGGCCGCATTGATGGCCATGGGCCAGGAAAACGTGCTGGCGACGCTGGTCGGCAATCCGGACTACTACTCGCTTTGCGGCGCGATCTTCGGCTGCGGCACGCCGCTCGGCTCCGAGACCGGCAGCGACACGCTCAAGAGCGGCGGCAACGCAGAAGCCGCACGCGCGCTTCTGGAAGAAGCCGGCTATGACGGCACGCCCGTCGTCGTGATGCAGCCCACCGACGTGACTTCGCTCACCGCGCAGCCGGTCGTCGCGGCCCAGCAGCTTCGCGAAGCTGGATTCACGGTCGATCTGCAGCCGATGGATTGGCAGACGCTTGTGACGCGCCGTGCGAGCCAGTCGGCTCCCTCGGAGGGCGGCTGGAACATGTTCTTCACCAACTGGGCGATTCCGGAGATCAACACGCCGCTCGTCAACGCGATGGTGAACGGACGCGGCGACGATGCCTGGTTCGGCTGGCCGGAGGACGAGGCGATGGAAACCCTGCGTGACGAATATATGGCTGCCGACACGCCCGAGGCCCAGGCCGAAGTGAGCGAGCGGATCCAGGCTCATGCCATGGACTTCGTGACCTACGTGCCGCTTGGCCAGTATCAGGAAGTCCAGGGCCGGCGCAGCAACATCGTGGACATGATCCCCGCGCCGGTGCCGGTGTTCTGGCAGATCGACAAGAGCGAATAG